Proteins encoded by one window of Mustela erminea isolate mMusErm1 chromosome 7, mMusErm1.Pri, whole genome shotgun sequence:
- the PROKR1 gene encoding prokineticin receptor 1, translating to MEITTGVMDENATNTSTDFLSVLASHGAQAAPFPFNFSYGDYDMPLDEDEDVTNSRTFFAAKIVIGMALVGIMLVCGMGNFVFIAALARYKKLRNLTNLLIANLAISDFLVAIVCCPFEMDYYVVRQLSWEHGHVMCASVNYLRTVSLYVSTNALLAIAIDRYLAIVHPLRPRMKYQTATGLIALVWMVSILIAIPSAYFTTETVLIIVKSQEKIFCGQIWPVDQQIYYKSYFLFIFGVEFVGPVVTMTLCYARISRELWFKAVPGFQTEQIRKRLRCRRKTVLMLMGVLSAYVLCWAPFYGFTIVRDFFPAVFVKEKHYLTAFYVVECIAMSNSMINTLCFVTVKNNTVKYFKKIMLLHWKSSYNGSKSSADLDLKTTGVPATEEVDCIRLK from the exons ATGGAGATCACCACAGGGGTCATGGATGAGAATGCCACCAACACCTCCACCGACTTCCTTTCTGTGCTTGCCTCCCACGGGGCCCAAGCTGCTCCGTTCCCATTCAACTTCAGCTATGGTGACTATGATATGCCTTTGGATGAAGATGAGGATGTGACCAATTCCCGTACTTTCTTTGCTGCCAAGATTGTCATTGGTATGGCCCTCGTGGGCATCATGCTTGTCTGTGGCATGGGCAACTTCGTCTTCATTGCTGCTCTGGCCCGCTACAAGAAACTGCGCAACCTTACCAACCTGCTCATCGCCAACCTGGCCATCTCTGATTTCCTGGTGGCCATCGTCTGCTGCCCCTTTGAGATGGATTACTATGTGGTGCGCCAGCTGTCCTGGGAGCATGGCCATGTCATGTGCGCCTCTGTCAACTACCTGCGTactgtctctctctatgtctccACCAATGCCCTGCTGGCCATCGCCATCGACAG ATATCTGGCCATCGTCCACCCGCTGAGACCCAGGATGAAGTATCAAACAGCCACTGGCTTGATTGCCTTGGTGTGGATGGTGTCCATCCTCATCGCCATCCCTTCTGCCTACTTCACCACCGAAACGGTCCTCATCATCGTCAAGAGCCAAGAGAAGATCTTCTGTGGCCAGATCTGGCCGGTGGACCAGCAGATCTACTACAAGTCCTACTTCCTCTTCATCTTTGGCGTCGAGTTCGTGGGCCCCGTGGTCACCATGACCCTGTGCTACGCCAGGATCTCCCGCGAGCTGTGGTTCAAGGCGGTGCCAGGCTTCCAGACGGAGCAGATCCGAAAGCGCCTGCGCTGCCGCCGGAAGACCGTGCTCATGCTCATGGGCGTCCTCAGCGCCTACGTGCTGTGCTGGGCACCCTTCTACGGCTTCACCATCGTGCGCGACTTCTTCCCCGCCGTGTTTGTCAAGGAGAAGCACTACCTCACCGCCTTCTACGTCGTCGAGTGCATCGCCATGAGCAACAGCATGATCAACACTCTGTGCTTTGTGACCGTCAAGAACAACACCGTCAAGTACTTCAAGAAGATCATGCTGCTCCATTGGAAGTCTTCCTACAATGGGAGTAAGTCCAGCGCAGACCTTGATCTTAAAACCACAGGGGTACCGGCCACCGAGGAGGTGGACTGCATCAGACTGAAATAA